The Chthoniobacterales bacterium genome includes a window with the following:
- the hprK gene encoding HPr(Ser) kinase/phosphatase, whose product MPAAAKVKPISVGDFHRHHAETLGLELVAGERGLDRLIREPTVNRPGLALTGFYSYFAPKRVQVFGGAELSYLQSMPARMRADRLKRFFQTAMPCVVIARNAGVPAPVPKLAETFGVPVFRTPMITMKFINAATIALDWDFAPRSSEHGSMVDIHGIGTLIRGASGIGKSECVLSLLERGYSLVSDDITRFRSIEGRELVGRSAELTRFHMEVRGIGIINVASVFGVRSIRPEKILDLVVTLKDYREMEEVDRHGLHRHTYKILGISVPHVIIPVRSGRDLGRLVEVAALDQKLKGLGINSALEFNDKLIKVMQPKSE is encoded by the coding sequence ATGCCCGCAGCCGCAAAAGTCAAACCCATCAGCGTCGGGGACTTCCACCGCCACCACGCGGAAACCCTCGGCCTGGAACTCGTCGCCGGCGAGCGCGGCCTCGACCGCCTTATTCGCGAGCCTACGGTCAACCGTCCGGGCCTGGCTCTCACGGGTTTTTACAGCTACTTCGCCCCGAAAAGGGTCCAGGTCTTCGGCGGAGCGGAACTCAGCTATCTGCAGAGCATGCCGGCCCGCATGAGGGCCGACCGGCTCAAACGCTTCTTCCAAACCGCCATGCCGTGCGTGGTGATCGCGCGCAACGCGGGCGTGCCCGCCCCGGTGCCGAAGCTCGCCGAAACCTTCGGCGTCCCGGTGTTCCGCACGCCGATGATCACGATGAAGTTCATCAACGCGGCCACCATCGCGCTCGACTGGGATTTCGCCCCGCGGAGCAGCGAGCACGGCAGCATGGTGGATATCCACGGCATCGGCACCCTCATACGCGGGGCCAGCGGGATCGGCAAAAGCGAGTGCGTGCTCAGCCTCCTGGAGCGCGGCTACAGCCTGGTCAGCGACGACATCACGCGCTTCCGTTCGATCGAGGGACGAGAACTGGTAGGACGCTCGGCCGAGTTGACCCGCTTCCACATGGAGGTGCGCGGCATCGGCATCATCAACGTGGCCTCGGTATTCGGCGTGCGCAGCATCCGCCCGGAAAAAATTCTCGACCTGGTCGTGACCCTGAAAGACTACCGCGAGATGGAGGAAGTGGACCGCCACGGCCTGCACCGCCACACTTACAAGATTCTCGGCATCTCCGTGCCGCACGTCATCATCCCGGTGCGAAGCGGCAGGGACCTAGGACGTCTGGTGGAAGTCGCCG
- the lptB gene encoding LPS export ABC transporter ATP-binding protein, with protein sequence MSAVQPETAAHSATDTGHPLLRTEQLVKIYGGRAVVNGVDINVRRGEVVGLLGPNGAGKTTTFYMIVGLVRPNGGKVFFAGDDVTRLPMFKRARSGMGYLPQEESIFRKLTVEQNIMAILETTKLTRTERKARCEELLHQFGIEHIAKNEALTLSGGEKRRLTIARSLVTNPSLLMLDEPFSGVDPIAVFDVQQIITNLRDAGLAILITDHNVRETLSIVDRAYLIYEGRVESEGSKDFLLNDPVSRRLYLGESFTM encoded by the coding sequence ATGAGCGCAGTGCAGCCAGAAACCGCCGCCCATTCCGCCACCGATACCGGGCACCCCCTGCTCCGCACCGAGCAGCTGGTCAAAATTTACGGCGGCCGGGCCGTCGTCAACGGCGTCGATATCAATGTCCGCCGCGGGGAAGTCGTGGGTCTTCTCGGGCCGAACGGCGCGGGCAAGACGACCACTTTTTACATGATCGTGGGGCTCGTCCGTCCGAACGGGGGCAAGGTGTTTTTCGCCGGCGACGATGTCACACGGCTCCCGATGTTCAAGCGCGCCCGGTCCGGCATGGGCTACCTTCCGCAGGAGGAATCCATCTTCCGAAAGCTCACGGTGGAGCAGAACATCATGGCGATCCTCGAGACGACAAAACTCACGAGGACGGAACGGAAGGCGCGATGCGAGGAACTTTTGCACCAGTTCGGCATCGAGCACATCGCGAAAAACGAGGCCCTGACCTTGAGCGGCGGCGAGAAACGCCGTCTGACCATCGCGCGCTCGCTGGTCACCAACCCCAGCCTGCTCATGCTCGACGAACCGTTCAGCGGCGTCGATCCGATCGCCGTTTTCGACGTGCAGCAAATCATCACCAATTTGCGCGATGCCGGCCTGGCCATCCTGATCACCGACCACAATGTGCGGGAGACGCTTTCGATTGTTGATCGCGCCTATCTGATCTACGAAGGGCGCGTGGAAAGCGAAGGCAGCAAGGACTTCCTCTTGAACGACCCGGTAAGCCGCAGGCTCTATCTCGGCGAGAGTTTCACCATGTAA